Proteins found in one Chaetodon auriga isolate fChaAug3 chromosome 12, fChaAug3.hap1, whole genome shotgun sequence genomic segment:
- the casq1a gene encoding calsequestrin-1a has translation MKWTWVLVAVLLSFGGLSLGKESLDFPEYDGKDRVHDLNAKNYKSVMKKYDVMVVYYHDHPGSSRVAQRQFEIEELALELAAQVLDEFDDEDIGVGLIDAKLDKAVAKKLGLEESDSVFIFTDDEVIEYDGEFAADTLVEFIYDVLEDPVEIIDNSRELKGFENVEEDIKLVGYFKSHKSEHFEAFADAAEEFHPHIKFFATFSPKIAKALELKLNEVDFYEPFMDDPVVIPGKPYSEEELVQFIEDNDRPTLRKLQPHNMYEIWDDDVDGEHIIAFAEEADPDGFEFLEILKQVAEDNTDNPDLSIVWIDPDDFPLLLPHWEKTFGIDLSSPQIGVVDADDADSVWMDMDDGEDLPSVDELEDWIEDALSGEIDPDDDDDDDDDDDDDDDDDDDDDDDDDDDDDDDDDDDDDDDDDDDDDDDDDDDDDDDDDDDDDDDDDDDDDDDDDDDDY, from the exons ATGAAGTGGACCTGGGTGCTTGTGGCAGTCTTGCTGTCCTTTGGGGGGCTATCATTGGGTAAGGAGAGCTTGGACTTCCCAGAGTATGATGGAAAGGACCGTGTCCACGACCTCAACGCCAAGAACTATAAGTCTGTGATGAAGAAGTACGATGTCATGGTGGTGTACTACCATGACCATCCCGGATCCAGCCGCGTCGCCCAGAGACAGTTTGAGATTGAGGAGTTGGCCCTTGAG CTTGCAGCCCAGGTCCTGGATGAGTTTGATGATGAGGACATTGGAGTCGGCCTCATTGATGCAAAGCTTGACAAGGCCGTTGCAAAGAAATTAG GCCTCGAAGAGTCTGACAGCGTCTTCATCTTCACAGACGATGAAGTCATAGAATATGATGGCGAGTTCGCAGCAGACACTCTTGTGGAGTTCATCTATGAT GTTCTTGAGGACCCAGTGGAAATTATTGACAATAGTAGGGAACTGAAAGGGTTCGAAAATGTTGAAGAGGACATCAAATTGGTGGGCTACTTTAAGAGTCACAAGTCAGAAC ATTTTGAGGCTTTTGCCGATGCTGCTGAAGAGTTCCATCCTCACATCAAGTTCTTTGCCACATTCAGTCCCAAG ATTGCCAAGGCCCTGGAGCTGAAGCTTAATGAGGTGGACTTCTACGAACCCTTCATGGATGATCCAGTGGTCATCCCAGGAAAACCTTactctgaggaggagctggtgcagttcaTCGAAGATAATGACAG ACCAACCCTGAGGAAGCTGCAACCACACAACATGTACGAGATCTGG GATGACGATGTTGATGGTGAACATATCATTGCTTTTGCAGAGGAGGCTGACCCAG aTGGTTTTGAGTTCCTTGAGATCCTGAAGCAAGTTGCAGAGGATAACACAGACAACCCTGACCTCAGCATTGTCTGGATTGACCCTGACGATTTCCCCCTG CTTCTGCCACACTGGGAGAAGACCTTTGGAATTGACCTGTCCTCTCCACAGATTGGTGttgttgatgctgatgat GCTGACAGCGTGTGGATGGACATGGACGATGGCGAGGATCTGCCATCCGTAGACGAGCTGGAGGACTGGATTGAGGATGCTCTGTCAGGTGAAATCgatcctgatgatgatgatgatgatgatgatgatgacgacgatgatgatgatgatgacgatgatgacgatgatgatgatgacgacgatgatgacgacgatgacgacgatgatgatgacgatgatgatgatgacgatgatgacgacgacgacgatgacgatgatgacgatgatgatgatgacgatgatgatgatgacgatgatgacgacgatgatgatgatgatgacgacgatgattATTAA
- the LOC143329642 gene encoding E3 ubiquitin/ISG15 ligase TRIM25-like, with amino-acid sequence MEDTEKTKLEEMLTCPVCQDIFKDPRQLPCGHSMCMGCLENMMDHSSDMPFRCPDCRGYFGQVIEVQKSYALTYIAEDFRANRKRRDEQTKSVYCDCCLGKKTLAIKTCLKCEVSMCQEHVRDHQELPVFTGHALVKPLGDLLERKCPEHEDEVLRYYCNASRRYICNMCALESKQHSLATEASTVLRRKLTDYMDQRFEMLKEQMTEYNKSVKKLQEDIQREKRKGNAANSPLNSVTVVLLCLWFIVLYYAYIYSVENQTLTEALDKQQNRVHHIYSTIAGLLVDHPVKSNKTAATEDEGILLLDLDTASPFLGVSADLQTVERLKTKVSYPSSKSRFEEAPQVLSAQCFSTGTHVWEVEAEGYWDIAVSYKSIKRKSKYSSAFGNNALSWSLTHNGKGELFAYHNSGKTVLSETLQSTRIAVMVDFEKGNITFSSVESTLTLLHKFKAELTQPVCLGLGLYRVNPPSRASIVKAS; translated from the exons AtggaagacacagagaaaacaaagcttgAGGAGATGCTGACGTGCCCAGTGTGCCAGGACATCTTTAAGGATCCCCGGCAGCTGCCCTGTGGACACAGCATGTGTATGGGCTGTCTGGAGAACATGATGGATCACTCCTCAGACATGCCCTTCCGTTGCCCAGACTGTAGAGGATATTTCGGACAAGTCATTGAGGTACAGAAGAGCTACGCGTTGACCTACATTGCAGAGGACTTCAGGGcgaacaggaagaggagg GACGAGCAGACAAAAAGTGTGTACTGCGACTGCTGCCTGGGGAAAAAAACTCTGGCcattaaaacatgtctgaagtGTGAGGTGTCAATGTGCCAAGAGCATGTCAGGGACCACCAGGAGCTGCCGGTGTTCACGGGACACGCCTTGGTCAAGCCTCTGGGTGACCTCCTGGAGAGGAAATGCCCGGAGCACGAGGACGAGGTGCTGAGGTACTACTGCAATGCATCCAGGCGCTACATTTGCAACATGTGCGCACTGGAGAGCAAGCAGCACAGCCTGGCCACTGAGGCCTCCACTGTCCTGCGGAGAAAGCTGACC GATTACATGGACCAACGCTTCGAAATGCTCAAGGAGCAAATGACAGAATATAACAAGTCTGTAAAGAAACTACAAGAAGACATCCAACGTGAA AAACGGAAAGGGAACGCTGCCAACTCGCCCCTCAACAGTGTCACAGTggtcctgctctgtctgtggttcATTGTTCTGTATTATG CCTACATCTACTCTGTGGAAAACCAGACGCTAACAGAGGCGCTGGACAAGCAGCAGAACCGTGTGCATCACATTTATTCCACCATCGCAG GACTCTTGGTTGACCATCCAGTGAAGAGCAACAAAACTGCAGCGACAGAAGATGAAG GAATTCTCCTCTTGGACCTGGACACAGCCAGTCCTTTCCTTGGAGTCTCTGCTGACCTCCAAACAGTTGAGCGATTGAAAACCAAGGTAAGCTATCCCAGCAGTAAAAGCCGTTTCGAGGAAGCCCCGCAGGTCCTCTCCGCCCAGTGCTTCTCCACTGGTACCCACGTCTGGGAGGTGGAAGCTGAGGGATACTGGGACATCGCAGTGTCCTACAAGAGCATTAAAAGAAAGAGCAAGTACAGCAGCGCCTTCGGAAACAACGCGCTGTCCTGGAGCCTCACGCACAACGGGAAAGGCGAGCTGTTTGCCTACCATAATAGTGGAAAGACAGTTCTCTCCGAAACCTTGCAGAGCACTCGAATTGCAGTGATGGTTGATTTTGAAAAAGGCAACATCACATTCAGTTCTGTGGAATCCAcactcacactgctgcacaAGTTCAAGGCTGAACTGACTCAGCCCGTGTGCCTGGGTCTGGGGCTTTACCGCGTGAACCCACCCAGCAGAGCCTCTATTGTGAAAGCTTCATGA
- the LOC143328727 gene encoding crystallin J1A-like, with the protein MAAALANRAMGAVLGSAVADAAAQPLHWVYDLQKLQGILAQEPNPEFRSESANPFYRRQTGQQSCYGDQAFVLLESLSECGGLNVEDLKQRTLKFFGPGSEYDTPVNDPYREKGGPRPQLPIEGPWRHASLKGFLKNVDAGKEETGCESDCQIDGIAKLAPIVAWYAGKPEMLEKVEQAVRVTQNNDECVAETLAAARFLEHFILNGPDPKALDSVLDQLSDPNRKQPQDLDKAVIGHIHQVKEHLSKTPQELIPTVFPNTUGLPGAFQAALHGVLTAKHYEQAVRDTMSCGGCTCSRGSFIGACLGAQVGLEGIPSSWTSKTLRYDSVLEHAKKMAKHHQ; encoded by the exons atggctgcagctctggccAACAGAGCGATGGGAGCCGTCCTGGGATCAGCTGTTGCAGATGCAGCAG CGCAGCCCCTCCACTGGGTCTACGACCTCCAGAAGCTGCAGGGGATTCTGGCTCAGGAGCCAAACCCTGAGTTCCGCTCTGAGTCGGCGAACCCTTTCTACAGGAGGCAGACGGGCCAGCAGAGCTGCTACGGAGACCAGGCGTTTGTCCTGCTGGAGTCCTTGTCTGAATGTGGAG GTCTAAATGTTGAGGATCTGAAGCAGCGCACACTGAAATTCTTTGGGCCTGGGTCAGAGTACGACACGCCGGTCAACGATCCttacagagagaaaggag GGCCAAGACCTCAGCTGCCCATCGAGGGACCATGGAGACATGCGAGTCTGAAGGGCTTCCTGAAGAATGTGGATGCAGGAAAAGAGGAGACGG GCTGTGAGAGCGACTGTCAGATTGATGGAATCGCCAAACTGGCTCCTATTGTGGCTTGGTATGCAGGAAAGCCTGAAATGCTGGAAAAGGTTGAGCAGGCTGTCCGAGTCACGCAGAACAATGATGAATGTGTGGCTGAGACTCTGGCAGCTGCAAG GTTCCTGGAGCATTTCATCCTGAATGGTCCTGATCCAAAAGCCTTGGACTCTGTGCTCGATCAGCTCAGTGacccaaacaggaagcagcccCAGGATCTGGACAAAGCAGTCATTG GACACATTCATCAGGTGAAGGAGCATTTGTCAAAGACTCCTCAGGAGCTCATCCCCACTGTGTTTCCAAACACATGAG GTTTGCCAGGTGCGTTCCAAGCAGCGCTGCATGGAGTCCTGACAGCCAAGCACTATGAGCAGGCTGTCAGAGATACCATGAGCTGTGGGGGATGCACCTGTAGCAGAGGGTCCTTCATTGGAGCCTGTCTTGGGGCTCAG GTTGGACTTGAGGGAATTCCATCTTCTTGGACGTCAAAAACACTCCGTTATGACTCAGTTTTGGAGCATGCCAAGAAGATGGCCAAGCACCATCAGTAG
- the LOC143328770 gene encoding uncharacterized protein LOC143328770 — protein sequence MSSGVMNLQAQVESVLGALVKAATVELTKLFESSYGASALDVDAGRTDNKSENETFETLDSLSSGDTKRSIGVQVDEDIYSPLESCGPLHSDCLRECREEEEEEEKEVEGSLIPTEILLAEDNDRVDPDRSHLNEQGVAETADMVELSKFEAESQTQADHQTEAVLPGTWTDTLKQGSTQSSPTQQKPLVIQPDTQNIISGQKVKFVCPLILKPESPALKPESSEKPVQAEPQQACVSTAKGTAYSPSPSDGAVTPLQVGIWERIHTPKETKDDLHMKLKLTSPDKKLMCPCTVQLVNVLTVPASEMALQDDTAKGHDVKHKTGRPLPKDLRRHQGLHTGHRLCCFIPSENGVWRLRKVVTHSRDGYVCSVCEKTFKRRKILRRHERFHTGERPYPCLVCSKTFALRKSLRRHMRFHTGERPHTCMQCSKSFRLRDNLKAHQRFHTGEKPFACTTCGKMFRIMRNLEKHQCEFFVPSFRMIAGL from the exons ATGTCTTCGGGCGTCATGAACCTCCAGGCGCAGGTGGAGTCGGTGCTGGGAGCGCTGGTCAAAGCGGCCACGGTGGAGTTAACCAAACTGTTCGAGAGCAGCTACGGAGCGTCGGCGCTGGATGTGGATGCGGGCCGCACTGACAACAAAAGCgaaaatgagacatttgagACGCTGGACAGTTTGTCGAGTGGAGACACAAAACGTAGCATCGGCGTGCAGGTGGACGAGGACATTTATTCGCCGTTGGAGTCTTGTG GTCCGCTTCATAGTGATTGTTTGAGGGaatgcagggaggaggaggaggaggaggagaaagaggtggaAGGATCCCTCATTCCAACAGAAATCCTCCTGGCTGAAGATAATGATCGAGTTGACCCCGACAGGTCGCATTTGAATGAACAG GGTGTGGCAGAGACTGCAGATATGGTGGAGCTGAGCAAGTTTGAAGCAGAGTCTCAAACTCAAGCTGATCATCAAACAGAAGCTGTTTTGCCTG ggaCATGGACAGACACATTAAAACAGGGATCTACGCAAAGCTCTCCAACTCAACAGAAGCCTCTTGTGATCCAGCCGGACACACAGAATATCATTTCTGGACAGAAAGTGAAGTTTGTTTGCCCGTTGATCCTCAAACCAGAGTCTCCAGCTCTCAAACCCGAGAGTTCAGAGAAACCCGTTCAAGCCGAGCCTCAGCAAGCCTGTGTCAGCACCGCCAAGGGCACCGCCTACAGTCCATCCCCATCTGATGGAGCTGTGACTCCTCTTCAGGTTGGGATTTGGGAACGGATCCACACGCCAAAGGAGACAAAGGACGATCTCCACATGAAGCTGAAACTGACTTCTCCAGACAAGAAGCTGATGTGTCCCTGCACGGTTCAGCTGGTGAATGTGCTCACAGTGCCCGCGTCAGAGATGGCGCTTCAGGATGATACTGCTAAAGGCCATGATGTTAAGCACAAAACAGGCAGGCCTCTGCCCAAAGACCTCCGGCGCCACCAAGGTCTTCACACAGGCCATcgcctctgctgcttcatccCCAGTGAAAACGGCGTTTGGCGGCTACGGAAGGTGGTCACGCATTCCCGCGATGGATACGTCTGCAGTGTCTGTGAGAAGACGTTCAAACGGAGGAAGATTCTCCGGCGGCACGAGCGCTTTCACACCGGAGAAAGACCATACCCGTGTTTGGTGTGTTCAAAGACGTTCGCGTTGAGGAAGAGCCTCCGCCGCCACATGAGGTTCCACACCGGGGAGAGGCCACACACCTGCATGCAGTGCAGCAAAAGCTTCCGTCTGCGAGACAATCTGAAAGCACACCAGAGGTTTCACACTGGAGAGAAGCCTTTCGCCTGCACCACCTGTGGCAAGATGTTCCGGATTATGAGGAACCTAGAGAAACACCAGTGTGAGTTCTTCGTTCCGTCGTTCAGGATGATAGCTGGCTTGTAG